One window of Kryptolebias marmoratus isolate JLee-2015 linkage group LG3, ASM164957v2, whole genome shotgun sequence genomic DNA carries:
- the tab1 gene encoding TGF-beta-activated kinase 1 and MAP3K7-binding protein 1 isoform X2, with product MAAQGSTLMQSHQSWTDDLPLCQMCGVGTAPNCVYSPDGKGAQSHPMEDGHLRLRFEDGCFLYGVFNGYDGSRVANFAAQCLTAELLLGQLNSSHTDNDVRRILTQAFDVVEKSYFKTIDDALAEKANLSNYVLPHNENVAFHQLSPQSQKVQERLKELEQEVSGGATAVVALILNNKLYIANVGTNRVLLCKSSIDGQNQVLQIGRPHSTDNEEELQRLAALGVDAARVRQAGQIAGQSSTRRLGDYRVKFNYNEIDLLSAAKSRPIIPEPEIHGSHSLEGVTGFLLLMSEGLINALESAHGPEQVNQEIVAMVAAELAQQTSLEAVAQSVVERVKRLHHDVYVSGRQRATYCSRHEDMTLLIRTLNYPLADAALTPTQGGRIYPVSVPYSNSQSTSKTSVTLSLVMPSQNTLTNGTNTASTLEEGTPTSGQSPTATLQSTNTQTQSSSSSSGDGSLFRSQRGSQAAQPDETGRVPPYVDFSQFYLLWGGDQGDSQSTQGGLGPQ from the exons atggcggcgcaAGGCAGTACTTTGATGCAAAGC CATCAGAGCTGGACAGATGACTTGCCTCTGTGTCAGATGTGTGGTGTCGGGACAGCACCCAACTGTGTGTACAGCCCAGATGGTAAAGGAGCTCAGAGCCACCCCATGGAGGATGGACACCTCAGGTTGAG GTTTGAGGACGGCTGTTTCCTGTACGGGGTTTTTAATGGTTATGATGGCAGCAGAGTGGCCAACTTTGCTGCGCAGTGTCTGACAGCTGAACTCTTACTCGGGCAACTAAACTCCAGTCACACAGACAACGATGTCCGCCGGATCCTTACACAg GCTTTTGATGTGGTGGAGAAGAGCTACTTTAAAACAATAGATGATGCTCTGGCTGAGAAAGCTAACCTGTCCAACTACGTCCTGCCACACAAtgag AATGTGGCGTTCCATCAGCTCTCGCCTCAGAGTCAGAAGGTGCAGGAGcgcctgaaggagctggagcaggaggTGTCAGGAGGCGCGACAGCTGTGGTGGCGCTGATCCTCAACAACAAGCTCTACATCGCCAACGTTG GTACCAACCGAGTCCTGCTTTGTAAGTCGAGCATCGACGGCCAGAACCAGGTTCTTCAGATCGGCCGACCACACAGCACAGACAacgaggaggagctgcagaggctggCTGCACTGG GTGTGGACGCGGCTCGCGTGAGACAAGCGGGACAGATAGCAGGACAGAGCAGCACGAGGCGGCTCGGAGACTACAGGGTCAAATTTAACTACAATGAAATCGATTTGCTCAG tGCAGCCAAAAGCAGGCCCATCATCCCTGAGCCAGAGATTCATGGCAGCCACTCTTTGGAGGGCGTGACAGGCTTCTTGTTGCTGATGTCGGAGGGTCTAATAAATGCGTTGGAATCTGCCCACGGCCCTGAACAGGTTAATCAG GAAATTGTTGCCATGGTAGCAGCAGAGCTGGCCCAGCAGACCAGCCTAGAAGCAGTGGCTCAGTCTGTGGTGGAGCGGGTCAAAAGGCTTCACCACGACGTCTACGTGTCCGGCCGTCAGAGGGCGACCTACTGTTCTCGGCACGAGGACATGACCCTGCTCATCCGTACGCTCAATTACCCGCTGGCTGATGCGGCGCTCACACCCACACAGG GTGGCCGTATCTATCCCGTGTCGGTGCCGTACTCCAACAGCCAGAGCACCAGTAAGACCAGCGTCACCCTCTCGCTGGTAATGCCCTCCCAAAACACCCTCACCAACGGAACCAACACTGCCTCCACCCTGGAGGAAGGCACCCCCACATCAGG TCAGAGCCCCACAGCCACCCTGCAGTCCACCAACACCCAGACTCagagctccagctccagctcggGGGATGGAAGCCTGTTCCGAAGTCAGAGAGGAAGCCAAGCAGCGCAGCCCGATGAGACGGGCAGGGTCCCGCCCTACGTGgacttcagtcagttttacctgCTGTGGGGAGGTGACCAAGGCGACAGCCAGAGCACACAGGGAGGCCTCGGACCCCAGTGA
- the tab1 gene encoding TGF-beta-activated kinase 1 and MAP3K7-binding protein 1 isoform X1: MAAQGSTLMQSHQSWTDDLPLCQMCGVGTAPNCVYSPDGKGAQSHPMEDGHLRLRFEDGCFLYGVFNGYDGSRVANFAAQCLTAELLLGQLNSSHTDNDVRRILTQAFDVVEKSYFKTIDDALAEKANLSNYVLPHNENVAFHQLSPQSQKVQERLKELEQEVSGGATAVVALILNNKLYIANVGTNRVLLCKSSIDGQNQVLQIGRPHSTDNEEELQRLAALGVDAARVRQAGQIAGQSSTRRLGDYRVKFNYNEIDLLSAAKSRPIIPEPEIHGSHSLEGVTGFLLLMSEGLINALESAHGPEQVNQEIVAMVAAELAQQTSLEAVAQSVVERVKRLHHDVYVSGRQRATYCSRHEDMTLLIRTLNYPLADAALTPTQGGRIYPVSVPYSNSQSTSKTSVTLSLVMPSQNTLTNGTNTASTLEEGTPTSGSQSPTATLQSTNTQTQSSSSSSGDGSLFRSQRGSQAAQPDETGRVPPYVDFSQFYLLWGGDQGDSQSTQGGLGPQ, from the exons atggcggcgcaAGGCAGTACTTTGATGCAAAGC CATCAGAGCTGGACAGATGACTTGCCTCTGTGTCAGATGTGTGGTGTCGGGACAGCACCCAACTGTGTGTACAGCCCAGATGGTAAAGGAGCTCAGAGCCACCCCATGGAGGATGGACACCTCAGGTTGAG GTTTGAGGACGGCTGTTTCCTGTACGGGGTTTTTAATGGTTATGATGGCAGCAGAGTGGCCAACTTTGCTGCGCAGTGTCTGACAGCTGAACTCTTACTCGGGCAACTAAACTCCAGTCACACAGACAACGATGTCCGCCGGATCCTTACACAg GCTTTTGATGTGGTGGAGAAGAGCTACTTTAAAACAATAGATGATGCTCTGGCTGAGAAAGCTAACCTGTCCAACTACGTCCTGCCACACAAtgag AATGTGGCGTTCCATCAGCTCTCGCCTCAGAGTCAGAAGGTGCAGGAGcgcctgaaggagctggagcaggaggTGTCAGGAGGCGCGACAGCTGTGGTGGCGCTGATCCTCAACAACAAGCTCTACATCGCCAACGTTG GTACCAACCGAGTCCTGCTTTGTAAGTCGAGCATCGACGGCCAGAACCAGGTTCTTCAGATCGGCCGACCACACAGCACAGACAacgaggaggagctgcagaggctggCTGCACTGG GTGTGGACGCGGCTCGCGTGAGACAAGCGGGACAGATAGCAGGACAGAGCAGCACGAGGCGGCTCGGAGACTACAGGGTCAAATTTAACTACAATGAAATCGATTTGCTCAG tGCAGCCAAAAGCAGGCCCATCATCCCTGAGCCAGAGATTCATGGCAGCCACTCTTTGGAGGGCGTGACAGGCTTCTTGTTGCTGATGTCGGAGGGTCTAATAAATGCGTTGGAATCTGCCCACGGCCCTGAACAGGTTAATCAG GAAATTGTTGCCATGGTAGCAGCAGAGCTGGCCCAGCAGACCAGCCTAGAAGCAGTGGCTCAGTCTGTGGTGGAGCGGGTCAAAAGGCTTCACCACGACGTCTACGTGTCCGGCCGTCAGAGGGCGACCTACTGTTCTCGGCACGAGGACATGACCCTGCTCATCCGTACGCTCAATTACCCGCTGGCTGATGCGGCGCTCACACCCACACAGG GTGGCCGTATCTATCCCGTGTCGGTGCCGTACTCCAACAGCCAGAGCACCAGTAAGACCAGCGTCACCCTCTCGCTGGTAATGCCCTCCCAAAACACCCTCACCAACGGAACCAACACTGCCTCCACCCTGGAGGAAGGCACCCCCACATCAGG CAGTCAGAGCCCCACAGCCACCCTGCAGTCCACCAACACCCAGACTCagagctccagctccagctcggGGGATGGAAGCCTGTTCCGAAGTCAGAGAGGAAGCCAAGCAGCGCAGCCCGATGAGACGGGCAGGGTCCCGCCCTACGTGgacttcagtcagttttacctgCTGTGGGGAGGTGACCAAGGCGACAGCCAGAGCACACAGGGAGGCCTCGGACCCCAGTGA
- the LOC108231819 gene encoding synaptogyrin-1 isoform X1, whose amino-acid sequence MEGMQAYGAGKAGGAFDPVTFLQQPQTILRIVSWLFSIVIFGCIANEGYINRPKEVEEYCIFNRNQNACNYGVFMGSMAFLCCVAFLALDVYFPQISSVKDRKKAVLADVGVSAFWSFMWFVGFCFLANQWQVTKPEDNPLREGGDAARAAITFSFFSIFTWAAQCFFAFQRYKLGADSALFSQEYTDPSQDAAGAPYTSFGGDDLESPGGGGGQANSDGAFDGTGGYQRQDY is encoded by the exons atgGAGGGGATGCAGGCGTACGGAGCGGGGAAAGCCGGAGGAGCCTTCGACCCCGTCACCTTCCTCCAGCAGCCTCAGACCATCCTCCGCATCGTGTCTTGG CTCTTCTCCATTGTGATCTTCGGCTGCATCGCTAATGAAGGCTACATCAATCGCCCCAAGGAAGTGGAGGAGTACTGCATCTTCAACCGGAACCAGAATGCCTGTAATTATGGCGTCTTTATGGGCTCGATGGCCTTCCTCTGCTGTGTTGCGTTTCTGGCTCTGGATGTCTACTTCCCTCAGATCAGCAGCGTCAAAGACCGCAAAAAGGCTGTCCTTGCTGACGTCGGGGTGTCAG CATTTTGGTCCTTCATGTGGTTTGTGGGTTTCTGCTTTTTGGCCAACCAGTGGCAGGTGACCAAGCCAGAAGACAACCCCCTGAGGGAGGGAGGAGACGCTGCCCGGGCAGCCATCACCTTCTCTTTCTTCTCAATCTTCACTTGG GCGGCCCAGTGCTTCTTCGCCTTCCAGAGATACAAGCTAGGGGCCGACTCGGCCCTCTTCTCCCAGGAATACACTGACCCCAGCCAGGATGCAGCTGGAGCCCCCTACACGTCCTTCGGAGGGGATGACTTGGAGAGCCCGGGTGGCGGAGGGGGCCAGGCGAACAGCGACGGGGCCTTCGATGGCACCGGAGGCTACCAGCGTCAAGACTACTGA
- the LOC108231819 gene encoding synaptogyrin-1 isoform X2 has translation MEGMQAYGAGKAGGAFDPVTFLQQPQTILRIVSWLFSIVIFGCIANEGYINRPKEVEEYCIFNRNQNACNYGVFMGSMAFLCCVAFLALDVYFPQISSVKDRKKAVLADVGVSAFWSFMWFVGFCFLANQWQVTKPEDNPLREGGDAARAAITFSFFSIFTWGAQTLFSMEKLKSISFEEEYTKLFPPQPHQPFV, from the exons atgGAGGGGATGCAGGCGTACGGAGCGGGGAAAGCCGGAGGAGCCTTCGACCCCGTCACCTTCCTCCAGCAGCCTCAGACCATCCTCCGCATCGTGTCTTGG CTCTTCTCCATTGTGATCTTCGGCTGCATCGCTAATGAAGGCTACATCAATCGCCCCAAGGAAGTGGAGGAGTACTGCATCTTCAACCGGAACCAGAATGCCTGTAATTATGGCGTCTTTATGGGCTCGATGGCCTTCCTCTGCTGTGTTGCGTTTCTGGCTCTGGATGTCTACTTCCCTCAGATCAGCAGCGTCAAAGACCGCAAAAAGGCTGTCCTTGCTGACGTCGGGGTGTCAG CATTTTGGTCCTTCATGTGGTTTGTGGGTTTCTGCTTTTTGGCCAACCAGTGGCAGGTGACCAAGCCAGAAGACAACCCCCTGAGGGAGGGAGGAGACGCTGCCCGGGCAGCCATCACCTTCTCTTTCTTCTCAATCTTCACTTGG GGTGCTCAGACTCTCTTCTCTATGGAGAAATTAAAGAGTATATCATTTGAAGAGGAATACACCAAGTTGTTCCCTCCTCAgcctcatcagccttttgtCTGA